The following proteins are encoded in a genomic region of Pseudodesulfovibrio mercurii:
- a CDS encoding EAL domain-containing protein — translation MAQDKTTHYLKYAPTRVLLPSALMLLLFAGSIFLYLLPSVETALLDAQKEKVVEITDTVVGTLVHLNDMAERGEISLDYAHRLGAEFVKTTRYGPEAKAYFWITDLTPRMIMHPYRPDLDGQDLTDYRDREGKRIFMEFLHAARRNQDAFVDYYWQWQDQPERIARKLSHVRLFAPWGWVIGTGLYTDDVHAEIGVYRNHVALIFLGILLASALLSLYVVRQAGMTEMKKAQIQGQREKLVRVLQESEERYRTIADFGYDWEIWIGTDNSIHYCSPACQRITGYPPERFFEDPGLVREIIINDDQDAWDAYLVEADSDRGDSLDFRILTADGKVRWLGVVGRSVSGIGGKPLGMRLSFRDITDRKTMEEQLRHQALHDPLTNLANRTLCLDRLGQAMRRAKRRENYFFAVVFLDLDRFKIINDSLGHRFGDMVLAETAIRLSGEMRGLDTVSRFGGDEFVLLLDELSSPGEAIRIIKRVRERLSEPFRFNGNEVQTTASFGIVLSPVVDGKAPDVLQHANIAMHRAKEAGRNRFKVFTERMLETAVDQLTLENDMRRGLANDEFHVVYQPIMDLNGSDVVGFEALARWDHPDRGAIPPAEFIPMAEESGLIVELGEWVLQQALRTLAGWRNDTPGVDDIFMSVNLSSKQFARIELDKIVVRTLERYGLPPSCLKLEITESSIMGNPESSLRILNRLRKAGVRFSIDDFGTGYSSLSQLQQLPVDTLKVDRTFISRMRTDPENMEIVKAVIALGHSLDLNVVAEGVENPEQLCSLLNLSCNCVQGFYFHEPMNAALAREMLRQRTARTAEETREKVEAARRDCKPDE, via the coding sequence ATGGCGCAGGACAAGACCACCCACTATCTCAAATACGCCCCCACCAGGGTCCTGCTCCCCTCGGCCCTGATGCTTCTTCTCTTCGCCGGTTCCATCTTCCTCTACCTTCTGCCCTCGGTGGAGACGGCCCTGCTCGACGCCCAGAAGGAAAAGGTCGTGGAGATCACCGACACCGTGGTCGGCACCCTGGTCCACCTGAACGACATGGCCGAGCGCGGCGAGATATCCCTCGACTACGCCCACCGGCTGGGCGCGGAGTTCGTCAAGACCACCCGCTACGGCCCGGAGGCCAAGGCCTATTTCTGGATCACGGACCTGACCCCGCGCATGATCATGCACCCCTACCGGCCCGACCTGGACGGCCAGGACCTGACCGACTACCGGGACCGCGAGGGCAAGCGGATATTCATGGAGTTCCTGCACGCGGCCCGGCGCAACCAGGACGCCTTCGTGGACTACTACTGGCAGTGGCAGGACCAGCCCGAGCGCATCGCCCGCAAGCTCTCCCACGTGCGTCTGTTCGCCCCCTGGGGCTGGGTTATCGGCACCGGCCTGTACACCGACGACGTGCATGCCGAAATCGGCGTGTACCGCAACCACGTGGCCCTGATCTTCCTCGGCATCCTGCTGGCCAGCGCCCTGCTCTCCCTGTACGTGGTCCGCCAGGCGGGCATGACCGAAATGAAGAAGGCCCAGATCCAGGGCCAGCGGGAAAAACTGGTCCGCGTGCTCCAGGAGAGCGAGGAGCGCTACCGGACCATCGCGGACTTCGGCTACGACTGGGAGATATGGATCGGTACGGACAACTCCATCCACTACTGCTCCCCGGCCTGCCAGCGGATCACCGGGTACCCGCCCGAGCGGTTCTTCGAGGACCCCGGCCTGGTCCGGGAGATCATCATCAACGACGACCAGGACGCCTGGGACGCCTATCTGGTGGAGGCCGACTCGGACCGGGGCGACTCGCTCGACTTCCGCATCCTGACCGCGGACGGCAAGGTCCGCTGGCTCGGCGTGGTCGGCCGGTCCGTGTCCGGCATCGGCGGCAAGCCCCTGGGCATGCGCCTGAGCTTCCGCGACATCACCGACCGCAAGACCATGGAGGAACAGCTCCGCCACCAGGCCCTGCACGACCCCCTGACCAACCTGGCCAACCGGACCCTGTGCCTGGACCGACTGGGCCAGGCCATGCGCCGGGCCAAACGGCGCGAGAACTACTTCTTCGCGGTGGTCTTCCTGGACCTCGACCGCTTCAAGATCATCAACGACTCCCTGGGCCACCGCTTCGGCGACATGGTCCTGGCCGAGACGGCCATCCGGCTGTCCGGCGAGATGCGCGGCCTGGACACGGTCTCCCGGTTCGGCGGGGATGAGTTCGTCCTGCTCCTGGACGAGCTGTCCAGCCCCGGCGAGGCCATCCGGATCATCAAGCGCGTGCGCGAGCGGCTGTCCGAGCCCTTCCGCTTCAACGGCAACGAGGTCCAGACCACGGCCAGCTTCGGCATCGTCCTGAGCCCCGTGGTGGACGGCAAGGCCCCGGACGTGCTGCAACACGCCAACATCGCCATGCACCGCGCCAAGGAGGCCGGACGCAACCGCTTCAAGGTCTTCACCGAGCGCATGCTCGAGACCGCCGTGGACCAGCTGACCCTGGAGAACGACATGCGCCGGGGGCTGGCCAACGACGAGTTCCACGTGGTCTACCAGCCGATCATGGACCTGAACGGCTCGGACGTGGTCGGCTTCGAGGCCCTGGCCCGCTGGGACCACCCGGACCGGGGGGCCATCCCGCCCGCCGAGTTCATCCCCATGGCCGAGGAGTCCGGGCTGATCGTCGAGCTGGGCGAGTGGGTCCTGCAACAGGCCCTGCGCACCCTGGCCGGGTGGCGCAACGACACCCCGGGCGTGGACGACATCTTCATGTCCGTGAACCTGTCGAGCAAACAGTTCGCCCGTATCGAGCTGGACAAGATCGTGGTCCGGACCCTGGAGCGGTACGGCCTGCCCCCGTCCTGCCTCAAACTCGAGATCACCGAGTCCTCCATCATGGGCAACCCGGAATCCTCCCTGCGCATCCTGAACCGGCTGCGCAAGGCCGGGGTGCGCTTCTCCATCGACGACTTCGGCACGGGCTACTCCTCCCTGTCCCAACTCCAGCAACTGCCCGTGGACACCCTCAAGGTGGACCGGACCTTCATCTCGCGCATGCGCACCGACCCGGAGAACATGGAGATCGTCAAGGCGGTCATCGCCCTGGGCCACTCGCTGGACCTGAACGTGGTCGCCGAGGGCGTGGAGAACCCGGAACAGCTCTGCTCCCTGCTCAACCTGTCGTGCAACTGCGTCCAGGGGTTCTACTTCCACGAGCCCATGAACGCGGCCCTGGCCCGTGAGATGCTCCGGCAGCGCACCGCCCGGACCGCCGAGGAGACACGAGAAAAGGTTGAGGCCGCCCGGCGCGACTGCAAGCCCGACGAATAG
- a CDS encoding RNA methyltransferase — MLDELVVVLFRPKYPENIGSAARACLNMGVSRLVVVDPYNFNMDKALPLATAHARHILTSARIVDTLAQAVEGCTAVFGTTARTGGWRKGIMNPETLANVVDDRLRTGGRVAVVFGPEDKGLTNEETSVCSGLVTIPTSREDTSLNLAQAVVVVLYECFKRSLAGPFVPDGPPEERPTTIKEQEALFGNLQETLLAIDFLKDDNPDYWMLPVRRFFSKINLKRNEFNLLMGVCRQVRWFVDKYGPQAGGGAK, encoded by the coding sequence ATGCTGGATGAACTCGTGGTGGTCCTGTTCCGCCCCAAATACCCGGAGAATATCGGTTCCGCGGCCCGCGCCTGCCTGAACATGGGCGTGTCGCGGCTGGTGGTGGTCGATCCCTACAACTTCAACATGGACAAGGCCCTGCCCCTGGCCACGGCCCATGCCCGGCACATCCTCACGTCCGCGCGTATCGTGGACACCCTGGCCCAGGCCGTGGAGGGGTGCACCGCCGTCTTCGGGACCACGGCCCGCACCGGAGGCTGGCGCAAGGGGATCATGAACCCCGAGACCCTGGCGAACGTGGTGGACGACCGGCTGCGCACCGGCGGCCGGGTGGCCGTGGTCTTCGGCCCCGAGGACAAGGGGCTGACCAACGAGGAGACCTCGGTCTGCTCCGGGCTGGTGACCATCCCCACCAGCCGCGAGGACACCTCCCTGAACCTGGCCCAGGCCGTGGTCGTGGTCCTGTACGAGTGCTTCAAGCGCTCGCTGGCCGGTCCCTTCGTGCCGGACGGCCCGCCCGAGGAGCGCCCGACCACGATCAAGGAGCAGGAGGCCCTGTTCGGCAACCTCCAGGAGACCCTGCTGGCCATCGACTTTCTCAAGGACGACAACCCGGACTACTGGATGCTCCCGGTGCGCCGTTTCTTCAGCAAGATCAACCTGAAGCGCAACGAGTTCAACCTGCTCATGGGCGTCTGCCGCCAGGTGCGCTGGTTCGTGGACAAGTATGGCCCCCAGGCCGGTGGCGGCGCGAAGTAG
- a CDS encoding TAXI family TRAP transporter solute-binding subunit encodes MKRIYILALAIAVFFGMSFDAQAKKRYVFGGGPAGGTFQIVANAIQVFAPIKDNPNFSIKAQSSGGSTENLRTVNAGRCAFGTVYAGEVYLGRNGKLTGDPNKYEKVLTVGYLYGAPAQLVIRKGSGIKSAKDLAGKKVGVGNAGSGAFANCERFFTHLGIWDKIERNAMGYNDAAQAFGNEQLDAFWLLTAYPSGAVIMAAQTNDIDLVDVGADAQNSGYYEAYPYFGKLTIPAGTYRGVDHDTPSFFDSALLVANADVPAEDVYQLLKAIWSEEGLKHMVEQKKTFKAMSVADGLKGVNPAATPLHPGAEKFWKEMGVLK; translated from the coding sequence ATGAAACGGATCTACATCCTGGCCCTTGCCATTGCCGTATTTTTCGGCATGTCTTTCGACGCGCAGGCCAAAAAGCGCTATGTCTTCGGCGGCGGTCCGGCCGGCGGCACCTTCCAGATCGTGGCCAACGCCATCCAGGTCTTCGCCCCCATCAAGGACAACCCCAACTTTTCCATCAAGGCCCAGTCCTCGGGCGGCTCCACCGAGAACCTGCGCACGGTCAACGCGGGCCGCTGCGCCTTCGGCACCGTGTACGCTGGCGAGGTCTACCTGGGCCGCAACGGCAAGCTGACCGGCGACCCGAACAAGTACGAAAAGGTCCTGACCGTGGGCTACCTCTACGGCGCGCCCGCCCAGCTGGTCATCCGCAAAGGCTCGGGCATCAAGTCCGCCAAGGACCTGGCCGGCAAGAAGGTCGGCGTGGGCAACGCCGGTTCCGGCGCCTTCGCCAACTGCGAGCGGTTCTTCACCCACCTGGGCATCTGGGACAAGATCGAGCGCAACGCCATGGGCTACAACGACGCGGCCCAGGCCTTCGGCAACGAACAGCTCGACGCCTTCTGGCTGCTGACCGCCTATCCGTCCGGGGCCGTGATCATGGCCGCCCAGACCAACGACATCGACCTGGTGGATGTCGGGGCCGACGCGCAGAACTCCGGCTACTACGAGGCCTATCCCTACTTCGGCAAGCTGACCATCCCGGCGGGCACCTACCGCGGGGTGGATCACGACACCCCCTCCTTCTTCGATTCCGCGCTGCTCGTGGCCAACGCCGACGTGCCGGCCGAGGACGTGTACCAGCTCCTCAAGGCCATCTGGTCCGAGGAAGGCCTGAAGCACATGGTCGAGCAGAAGAAGACCTTCAAGGCCATGAGCGTGGCCGACGGTCTCAAGGGCGTGAATCCGGCAGCGACTCCCCTGCACCCCGGTGCGGAGAAGTTCTGGAAGGAAATGGGCGTCCTGAAGTAG
- a CDS encoding TRAP transporter permease — translation MYDKLNKFERFLFDFLSVAMVLFYSWSAIFEPAATQYHRGVYVIITYILVFLLYKSRSRIMRVVDYLLMLASLTSVGYWILNFEVINYRIGREDDWDKAMAMIGVLIGIELARRVVGNVFVIIGVLMLLFGMYGAHMPELIAHAGASFPDLCTSIFYRSDGVFGIMANVLATYIILFVLFGAFLEQCGAQRFFIDWPLAAVGHKIGGPAKVSVIASGLFGSISGSAIANTVSTGSFTIPMMKKAGFKPHVAGGIEPAASIGGMFMPPIMGAGGFIMAEMTGLPYSQIMLIAIFPAFMYFFSVFVMVHYEAKKENIVGERYKENAMTIFKREWLYTLPLIGITIFMLAGYSPGYSAIVGLAICIGLSFKDDTQRIDPTLLIVMAFMVVCPWLVKLVGLVGGKEAATALRPFMSGRILMLYGLIAAAAFFFYRKKSRLDDSGQTFVVVATLMGVSILMTLVHTVPAMISPEFAKSFNAIFNKEIILLVGLLIAAAVFAYPRGERNELHGFVVASRMGTINSLKIGATVGVIGIIIGVLTYSGLVLTFADIVIELAHGNLIYTILLIALASLILGMGVPVTAAYLITAVVAVPALTHLGVNEVAAHMIVYWLSQDSNITPPVCIAAFAGATIAGANMWRTAFTSFKFAKFLYLAPFLFAYIPAFSLDASVQQIVIWFAVITVIVYVYAWFMSFIWFKPLKRLLGLAPA, via the coding sequence ATGTACGACAAATTAAACAAATTCGAACGGTTTCTCTTCGACTTCCTGTCCGTGGCCATGGTCCTGTTCTACTCCTGGTCGGCCATCTTCGAACCGGCGGCGACCCAGTACCACCGGGGCGTCTACGTGATCATTACGTACATCCTCGTCTTCCTGCTCTACAAGTCCAGGAGCCGGATCATGCGCGTGGTGGACTACCTGCTCATGCTCGCCTCCCTGACCTCCGTGGGCTACTGGATCCTGAACTTCGAGGTCATCAACTACCGCATCGGCCGGGAGGACGACTGGGACAAGGCCATGGCCATGATCGGCGTGCTGATCGGCATCGAACTGGCCCGCCGGGTGGTCGGCAACGTCTTCGTCATCATCGGCGTGCTCATGCTCCTGTTCGGCATGTACGGCGCGCACATGCCCGAGCTCATCGCCCACGCGGGCGCGAGCTTCCCGGACCTGTGCACCTCCATCTTCTACCGCTCGGACGGCGTGTTCGGCATCATGGCCAACGTGCTGGCCACCTACATCATCCTGTTCGTGCTCTTCGGGGCCTTCCTGGAGCAGTGCGGGGCACAGCGGTTCTTCATCGACTGGCCGCTGGCGGCCGTGGGCCACAAGATCGGCGGCCCGGCCAAGGTCTCGGTCATCGCCTCGGGCCTGTTCGGGTCCATCTCGGGCTCGGCCATCGCCAACACCGTGTCCACCGGCTCCTTCACCATCCCGATGATGAAAAAGGCGGGCTTCAAGCCCCACGTGGCCGGCGGCATCGAACCCGCCGCCTCCATCGGCGGCATGTTCATGCCTCCGATCATGGGCGCGGGCGGGTTCATCATGGCCGAGATGACCGGCCTGCCCTATTCGCAGATCATGCTCATCGCCATCTTCCCGGCGTTCATGTACTTCTTCTCCGTGTTCGTCATGGTCCACTACGAGGCCAAGAAAGAGAACATCGTGGGCGAGCGGTACAAGGAAAACGCCATGACCATCTTCAAGCGGGAATGGCTCTACACCCTGCCGCTCATCGGCATCACCATCTTCATGCTGGCCGGCTACTCGCCGGGCTATTCGGCCATCGTCGGCCTGGCCATCTGCATCGGCCTGTCCTTCAAGGACGACACCCAGCGCATCGATCCGACCCTGCTCATCGTCATGGCCTTCATGGTCGTCTGCCCCTGGCTGGTCAAACTGGTCGGCCTGGTGGGCGGCAAGGAGGCGGCCACGGCGCTGCGGCCGTTCATGTCCGGCCGCATCCTCATGCTCTACGGCCTGATCGCGGCCGCCGCGTTCTTCTTCTACCGGAAGAAGAGCCGGTTGGACGACAGCGGCCAGACCTTCGTCGTGGTCGCCACGCTCATGGGCGTCTCCATCCTGATGACCCTGGTCCACACGGTCCCGGCCATGATCAGCCCGGAATTCGCCAAGTCCTTCAACGCGATATTCAACAAGGAAATAATCCTCCTGGTCGGTCTGCTGATCGCCGCGGCGGTCTTCGCCTATCCCAGGGGCGAACGGAACGAACTGCACGGGTTCGTCGTCGCGTCCCGCATGGGCACCATCAACTCGCTCAAGATCGGCGCCACCGTCGGCGTCATCGGCATCATCATCGGCGTATTGACCTACTCCGGCCTGGTGCTGACCTTCGCCGACATCGTCATCGAGCTGGCCCACGGCAACCTGATCTACACCATCCTGCTCATCGCCCTGGCCTCGCTGATCCTCGGCATGGGCGTGCCCGTCACCGCCGCCTACCTGATCACCGCCGTGGTCGCGGTCCCGGCCCTGACCCACCTGGGGGTCAACGAGGTCGCCGCGCACATGATCGTCTACTGGCTGTCCCAGGACTCCAACATCACCCCGCCGGTCTGCATCGCCGCCTTCGCGGGCGCGACCATCGCCGGGGCCAACATGTGGCGGACCGCGTTCACCTCGTTCAAGTTCGCTAAATTCCTCTACCTGGCGCCGTTCCTGTTCGCCTACATCCCGGCGTTCTCCCTGGACGCCTCCGTGCAGCAGATCGTCATCTGGTTCGCCGTCATCACGGTCATCGTCTACGTATACGCCTGGTTCATGAGCTTCATCTGGTTCAAGCCGCTGAAGCGCCTGCTCGGCCTGGCCCCGGCCTGA
- a CDS encoding TAXI family TRAP transporter solute-binding subunit, translated as MSRLAVILISLCCLAVFAVTDCAWDMPGEAHATQPAKVRTLLFNGGPRGGTFNHFANKMAAVISEDVPGLDVLARQSSGSVDNLLALCAGTADMAIANAGDAFLARTGKLNCAHKKYADVQALAYLYGAPAQLVVRADSAIHTVLDLRGKVLAVGNPGSGAALSAERFFRHLKLWGRIRHRSVGYAEAAADFASGAVDGFWVLAGVPNTAVIEAAAGVPVRLLDLHQAATVSSFYQLYPFYSQATIPAGTYTGQDEPVQTFQDAALWCARTGLDSRIVYDSLKAVFSETRLEELRQAHGAARDMSLKTGIRSLSIPLHPGAVRFWDEHRVEIPPILMP; from the coding sequence ATGTCCCGCCTGGCCGTCATCCTGATTTCGTTGTGCTGCCTGGCCGTTTTCGCGGTCACGGACTGCGCGTGGGACATGCCGGGCGAGGCGCACGCGACGCAACCCGCCAAGGTTCGGACCCTGTTGTTCAACGGCGGTCCGCGCGGCGGGACCTTCAACCACTTCGCCAACAAGATGGCGGCGGTCATCAGCGAGGACGTGCCCGGCCTGGACGTGCTGGCGCGGCAGTCGAGCGGGAGCGTGGACAATCTCCTGGCCCTGTGCGCGGGCACGGCGGACATGGCCATCGCCAATGCGGGCGACGCCTTTCTGGCGCGCACGGGCAAGTTGAACTGCGCGCACAAGAAATACGCCGATGTTCAGGCCCTGGCCTACTTGTACGGAGCTCCGGCGCAGCTGGTGGTGCGTGCGGACTCGGCCATCCACACGGTGCTCGACCTGCGCGGCAAGGTCCTGGCGGTGGGCAATCCGGGCTCGGGCGCGGCCCTGTCGGCCGAGCGGTTCTTCCGCCACCTCAAGCTCTGGGGACGGATCAGGCATCGGTCCGTGGGCTATGCCGAGGCGGCGGCGGACTTCGCCTCGGGCGCGGTGGATGGGTTCTGGGTCCTGGCGGGCGTGCCCAACACGGCGGTCATCGAGGCGGCGGCGGGCGTGCCGGTGCGGCTGCTCGACCTGCACCAGGCGGCCACGGTCTCGAGCTTCTACCAGCTCTATCCCTTCTACTCGCAGGCGACCATCCCGGCCGGGACCTATACGGGCCAGGACGAGCCCGTGCAGACCTTCCAGGACGCGGCCCTGTGGTGCGCGCGCACCGGGCTGGACAGCCGGATCGTGTACGACAGCCTCAAGGCGGTGTTTTCCGAAACCCGGCTCGAAGAGCTGCGCCAGGCCCACGGCGCGGCCCGGGACATGTCCCTCAAGACCGGCATCCGCAGCCTGTCCATCCCCCTGCACCCCGGCGCGGTCCGCTTCTGGGACGAGCACCGGGTGGAGATTCCGCCCATCCTCATGCCCTAG
- a CDS encoding malic enzyme-like NAD(P)-binding protein — protein MALFTKEEALNYHSSKRKGKLEVISIKPCRNQKDLSMAYSPGVAEACRAIHADTEKVYDYTNKGNLVAVVSNGTAVLGLGNIGPEAGKPVMEGKGVLFKIFSDIDVYDLNISAKTPDEVVAFCKLLEPTFGGINLEDIKAPECFEIETRLKAEMGIPVFHDDQHGTAIISAAGIMNALEISGKKIDEIRIVVSGAGAAAIACSNLYVHMGVKRENIFMFDSRGLIHAGRTDLNEFKQAYAQTENKGTLAECMVGADMFLGLSVKDAINQDMVRTMADNAIIFACANPDPEITYEAVKEVRPDIIMGTGRSDFPNQVNNVLGFPFIFRGALDCRAKTINEEMKIAAAEALARLAKEPVSQDICDAFGVDKLEFGINYIIPKPLDPRVLTWLAPAVAKAAMDTGVAQIQLDLDQYAKDLEARMIASKARTKLVVDSFGYDI, from the coding sequence ATGGCATTGTTCACCAAGGAAGAAGCGCTCAACTATCACTCCAGCAAACGCAAGGGCAAGCTGGAGGTCATCTCCATCAAACCGTGCAGGAACCAGAAGGACCTGTCCATGGCCTACAGCCCCGGCGTGGCCGAGGCCTGCCGCGCCATCCACGCGGACACGGAAAAGGTCTACGACTACACCAACAAGGGCAACCTGGTGGCGGTCGTGTCCAACGGCACCGCCGTGCTCGGCCTGGGCAACATCGGGCCCGAGGCGGGCAAGCCGGTCATGGAGGGCAAGGGCGTCCTGTTCAAGATATTCTCCGACATCGACGTCTACGACCTGAACATCAGCGCCAAGACCCCGGACGAGGTGGTCGCCTTCTGCAAGCTGCTGGAGCCGACCTTCGGCGGCATCAACCTGGAGGACATCAAGGCCCCCGAGTGCTTCGAGATCGAGACCCGGCTCAAGGCCGAAATGGGCATCCCGGTCTTCCACGACGACCAGCACGGCACGGCCATCATCTCGGCGGCGGGCATCATGAACGCCCTGGAGATCTCGGGCAAGAAGATCGACGAGATCAGGATCGTGGTCTCGGGCGCGGGCGCGGCGGCCATCGCCTGCTCCAACCTGTACGTGCACATGGGCGTCAAGCGCGAGAACATCTTCATGTTCGACTCGCGCGGCCTGATCCACGCCGGGCGCACCGATCTGAACGAGTTCAAGCAGGCCTACGCCCAGACCGAGAACAAGGGAACCCTGGCCGAATGCATGGTCGGGGCCGACATGTTCCTGGGGCTGTCCGTCAAGGACGCCATCAACCAGGACATGGTCAGGACCATGGCCGACAACGCCATCATCTTCGCCTGCGCCAACCCGGACCCGGAGATCACCTACGAGGCGGTCAAGGAAGTGCGCCCGGACATCATCATGGGCACGGGCCGGTCCGACTTCCCCAACCAGGTCAACAACGTGCTCGGCTTCCCGTTCATCTTCCGGGGCGCGCTCGACTGCCGCGCCAAGACCATCAACGAGGAGATGAAGATCGCCGCGGCCGAAGCCCTGGCGCGCCTGGCCAAGGAGCCGGTCTCCCAGGACATCTGCGACGCCTTCGGCGTGGACAAGCTCGAGTTCGGCATCAACTACATCATCCCCAAGCCGCTGGACCCGCGCGTTCTCACCTGGCTCGCCCCGGCCGTGGCCAAGGCCGCCATGGACACCGGCGTGGCCCAGATTCAGCTGGACCTCGACCAGTACGCCAAGGACCTCGAAGCGCGCATGATCGCCTCCAAGGCCCGCACCAAGCTCGTGGTCGATTCCTTCGGGTACGACATCTAG
- a CDS encoding fructose 1,6-bisphosphatase: MDETTIQELRELAEQNGIDPDQLLAIGETDGLDPELRRAVADILGDVTLFGQALDGLDHD, encoded by the coding sequence ATGGACGAAACCACCATTCAAGAACTGCGCGAACTGGCCGAACAAAACGGCATCGACCCGGACCAGTTGCTGGCCATCGGCGAAACCGACGGGCTGGACCCGGAGCTGCGCCGGGCCGTGGCCGACATCCTCGGCGACGTCACCCTGTTCGGCCAGGCCCTGGACGGCCTGGACCACGACTAG
- the thpR gene encoding RNA 2',3'-cyclic phosphodiesterase, giving the protein MPRLFIGIGLPDTYRQSLNALTKWLSKLTDASVNWSRPDTWHLTLKFLGETEEARIPAIREALAAIHFPAFPVQAGGTGAFPDAKRPKVLWLGLVQGGEQTATLARSIEDALTAIGIPREKKPFRPHLTLGRIRKPAPGDWQPILDAAAAQEWPPFTVPHFTLWQSVLTPEGAIHTPLAAFPAQQVQPPL; this is encoded by the coding sequence ATGCCCAGACTGTTCATCGGCATAGGCTTGCCGGACACTTACCGGCAATCGCTCAACGCCCTGACGAAGTGGCTTTCCAAACTTACCGATGCCAGCGTCAACTGGTCCCGGCCCGACACCTGGCACCTGACGCTGAAGTTCCTGGGCGAGACCGAGGAGGCGCGCATTCCGGCCATCCGGGAGGCGCTGGCCGCCATCCATTTTCCCGCCTTCCCCGTGCAGGCCGGGGGCACGGGCGCGTTCCCGGACGCGAAACGCCCCAAGGTCCTCTGGCTCGGCCTGGTCCAGGGCGGGGAGCAGACCGCGACCCTGGCCCGGTCCATCGAGGACGCCTTGACGGCCATCGGCATCCCGCGCGAGAAAAAGCCCTTCCGCCCGCACCTGACCCTCGGCCGCATCAGAAAACCCGCCCCCGGCGACTGGCAACCCATCCTCGACGCTGCGGCCGCACAGGAATGGCCGCCCTTCACCGTCCCCCACTTCACCCTCTGGCAGAGCGTACTCACCCCGGAAGGAGCCATCCACACCCCCCTGGCCGCATTCCCCGCCCAACAAGTTCAACCTCCGCTTTAA
- a CDS encoding exodeoxyribonuclease III: protein MIIYSWNVNGYRAVLKKDFRDWLDGCGGDVVMLQETKVEPDQLALDEREPDSFSNHYWNWSKKKKGYSGVACFANPEPIRWDTGLPDDRFRDEGRVLHLEYPDFHLFNIYFPNGQMSDERLDFKMGFYDTFLEHAQALRRTKPIVVGGDFNTAHREIDLKNPKANSERSGFLPVERAWIDKFIEHGYVDTFRLFEDGPHHYSWWSYRFNARKNNAGWRIDYFFVSEELKDKVVRAWIEPDVLGSDHCPIGVEIDV, encoded by the coding sequence ATGATCATCTATTCCTGGAACGTCAACGGGTACCGGGCGGTGCTCAAGAAGGATTTCCGCGACTGGCTGGACGGTTGCGGCGGCGACGTGGTCATGTTGCAGGAGACCAAGGTCGAGCCGGACCAGCTGGCCCTGGACGAGCGCGAGCCGGATTCCTTTTCCAACCACTACTGGAACTGGTCCAAGAAAAAGAAGGGCTATTCCGGGGTGGCCTGCTTCGCCAATCCCGAGCCCATCCGCTGGGACACGGGCTTGCCCGACGACCGGTTCCGTGACGAGGGCCGGGTGCTGCATCTCGAATACCCGGACTTCCACCTGTTCAACATCTATTTTCCCAACGGCCAGATGTCGGACGAGCGGCTGGATTTCAAGATGGGCTTCTACGACACCTTTCTGGAGCACGCCCAGGCGTTGCGCCGGACCAAGCCCATCGTGGTCGGCGGCGACTTCAACACCGCGCACCGGGAAATCGACCTCAAGAACCCCAAGGCCAACAGCGAACGGTCCGGGTTCCTGCCCGTGGAACGCGCCTGGATCGACAAGTTCATCGAACACGGCTACGTGGACACCTTCCGCCTGTTCGAGGACGGCCCGCACCACTACTCCTGGTGGTCCTACCGCTTCAACGCCCGCAAGAACAACGCCGGATGGCGCATCGACTACTTCTTCGTGTCCGAGGAACTCAAGGACAAGGTCGTCCGCGCCTGGATCGAACCCGACGTCCTCGGCTCCGACCACTGCCCCATCGGCGTGGAGATCGACGTTTAA
- a CDS encoding DJ-1/PfpI family protein, which translates to MAAKKILMLVGDFVEDYEAMVPFQMLLMVGHTVHTVCPGKKAGEFVATAVHDFEGHQTYSEKPGHNFGVTTTFEEIKPEDYDALVIPGGRAPEYLRLNPDVIKCVRHFANAGKPIAAICHGPQILTAADVIKGKTCTAYPAVKPDIDGAGATWCEVNATASNACADGNIVTAPAWPAHPEWMAKFLKVLGTRIEA; encoded by the coding sequence ATGGCTGCCAAGAAAATACTGATGCTGGTCGGCGACTTCGTGGAGGACTACGAGGCCATGGTTCCCTTTCAGATGCTTCTGATGGTCGGCCACACCGTCCACACCGTCTGCCCCGGCAAGAAGGCGGGCGAGTTCGTGGCCACGGCCGTGCACGACTTCGAGGGGCACCAGACCTACTCCGAAAAACCGGGCCACAACTTCGGGGTGACCACCACCTTCGAGGAGATCAAGCCCGAGGACTACGACGCCCTGGTCATCCCCGGCGGCCGCGCCCCGGAATACCTGCGCCTGAACCCGGACGTGATCAAGTGCGTGCGGCACTTCGCGAACGCGGGCAAGCCCATCGCGGCCATCTGTCATGGCCCGCAGATCCTGACCGCGGCCGATGTCATCAAGGGCAAGACCTGCACGGCCTACCCGGCGGTCAAGCCGGACATCGACGGCGCCGGGGCCACCTGGTGCGAGGTCAACGCCACGGCCTCCAACGCCTGCGCGGACGGCAACATCGTCACCGCCCCGGCCTGGCCCGCCCATCCCGAGTGGATGGCCAAGTTCCTCAAGGTGCTCGGCACCCGGATCGAAGCCTAG